A genomic region of Desulfosarcina ovata subsp. ovata contains the following coding sequences:
- a CDS encoding TraE/TraK family type IV conjugative transfer system protein, with protein MHIKKFINKFDNLKAENRLLKFVIIVIGIGCVVSSILSLQAVKYQKVIILPPAVDKRIVIRGSSVNAEYIELFSKYAMGLLLNYTPRIYDDQINDLLKLTSPGYYPALNRKLIEMKENVKRLAITSMFYPHILRINQEKQEIKILGLRIQTARSQEIEREEKIYMLNYQMINGRFYVDGIQEIEKK; from the coding sequence ATGCACATTAAAAAATTCATAAACAAATTCGACAACCTGAAGGCAGAAAACAGACTGCTCAAATTCGTGATCATCGTCATCGGCATCGGATGCGTCGTCTCCTCGATCCTGTCGCTGCAGGCCGTAAAGTACCAGAAGGTGATCATCCTGCCGCCGGCGGTGGACAAACGCATTGTTATCCGGGGCAGCAGCGTGAACGCGGAATATATCGAGCTGTTCTCAAAATATGCCATGGGGCTGCTGCTGAACTACACCCCCAGGATTTACGACGACCAGATCAATGACCTGCTCAAACTCACCTCGCCCGGGTACTATCCGGCCCTGAACCGCAAACTGATCGAGATGAAGGAGAATGTGAAACGGCTTGCCATCACCAGCATGTTCTATCCGCACATCCTTCGCATCAATCAGGAAAAACAGGAGATCAAAATCCTGGGGCTGCGGATTCAGACCGCCCGAAGCCAGGAGATCGAGCGCGAGGAAAAAATCTACATGCTCAACTATCAAATGATCAACGGGAGATTCTATGTCGATGGCATCCAGGAGATCGAAAAAAAGTAA
- a CDS encoding TraC family protein has protein sequence MGLRKMIFGTHGMTHDDISKMTFRTQFSEFLPYRAYDPESRCYHNMDESIGFLWECVPLVHADDQIFDILSGLLNSVFPEGTVLQFILYADPHIKPAMDEYRRIKIRSNELSEKTTGNTADFFISGSKGVDKLRGTPVRNFRLFVALKLPKDKKDRINYLDIRDSVHETLKGIYLSPRLIAPDVLISMLSKVFNGTAHETRGYDTNREINRQIILSETPVRSKWDRILLGDKHLRCMTVKKMVDQVDDLTFNYLTGDIWGVQGDNNQINVPYLFTVNVIFSPLAAKLHAKCNFVLQQQGVGSFAPSLQRKKDEYMWATGQIEQGVSFVRIMPMLWHFADSEQQSREAAARVKRIWQSRGFVIQEDRGILKIMWLAALPFGLYTHDRAVDYIDRDFICQPKVAARCLPIQADFSGGCAPYNLFVGRKGQLISFDLFAPVSENFNALITATSGSGKSFLTNSICYNYYTAGSLIRIVDIGGSYKKLCNIVGGKFVNFSKQSDIRLNPFTNIIDIDESIQAVSAIIAQMIYSTSRQVPTETEITLIKNAALNSFHEHGNDADIDRVYEYLKEPSKTSEELLDLECGEDNSCIKDIKTLSAQLAFNLRNFTSLGNLGVWFNGPANLDIAHDDFVVLELEELKSQTELFNVVTLQLLNYVTENLYLSDRSQRRLVIFDEAWQFFSGNGSNTGETSLLARIIVEGYRRARKYGGSFITITQSLLDLAMFGDVGQVILSNSAYKFLLQSADFEKARSKKLIDYSDFVMKLLKSIRSPKPRYSEIFIDSPVGMGIARLLVDPFSYYLYTSAAEENAMIEKLVQKGLSYPEAFGKMMALEKDADTSGF, from the coding sequence ATGGGATTGAGAAAAATGATATTCGGCACCCACGGCATGACCCATGACGATATTTCCAAGATGACCTTCAGGACGCAGTTTTCCGAGTTTTTGCCCTACAGGGCCTATGATCCTGAAAGCCGGTGCTACCATAACATGGACGAATCCATCGGTTTCCTATGGGAATGCGTGCCCCTGGTGCACGCCGATGACCAGATCTTCGATATCCTTAGCGGCCTGCTGAACTCGGTGTTTCCCGAAGGCACGGTCCTGCAGTTCATCCTGTACGCCGACCCACATATCAAGCCGGCCATGGATGAATACCGGCGCATCAAGATCAGGAGCAACGAATTGTCGGAAAAGACCACCGGCAACACCGCGGACTTTTTCATATCCGGATCCAAGGGGGTCGATAAGCTGCGGGGAACTCCGGTAAGAAACTTCAGGCTGTTCGTGGCGCTGAAGCTTCCCAAAGATAAAAAGGACAGGATTAACTACCTGGACATCAGAGACAGCGTCCATGAAACCTTGAAGGGCATCTACCTGTCCCCCCGGCTGATCGCACCGGACGTGCTCATATCCATGCTTTCCAAGGTGTTCAACGGCACCGCACACGAAACCCGCGGCTATGACACCAACCGCGAGATCAACAGGCAGATCATCCTGAGCGAAACGCCGGTCAGGTCCAAATGGGACCGGATTCTTCTGGGCGACAAACACCTGCGCTGCATGACCGTAAAAAAGATGGTGGACCAGGTGGACGATCTGACCTTCAATTATCTGACCGGAGATATCTGGGGCGTTCAAGGGGACAACAACCAGATCAACGTGCCGTACCTGTTCACCGTCAATGTCATCTTCTCCCCCCTGGCCGCCAAGCTGCACGCCAAGTGCAATTTCGTGCTCCAGCAGCAGGGCGTGGGCAGTTTCGCGCCCTCCCTGCAGCGCAAAAAGGACGAATACATGTGGGCCACGGGCCAGATCGAGCAGGGGGTCAGCTTCGTTCGCATCATGCCCATGCTCTGGCATTTTGCCGATTCGGAGCAGCAATCCCGGGAGGCGGCCGCCCGGGTCAAACGCATCTGGCAGTCCCGGGGGTTCGTGATCCAGGAAGACCGCGGAATTTTGAAAATCATGTGGCTGGCCGCCTTGCCCTTTGGCCTGTACACCCATGACCGGGCGGTGGACTATATCGACCGGGATTTTATCTGCCAGCCCAAGGTGGCCGCCCGGTGCCTGCCCATCCAGGCGGACTTCAGCGGGGGCTGTGCGCCGTACAATCTGTTTGTGGGCCGCAAGGGCCAGTTGATCAGTTTTGACCTGTTCGCGCCGGTTTCCGAGAATTTCAACGCCCTGATTACCGCCACCAGCGGTTCCGGAAAAAGCTTTCTGACCAATTCGATCTGTTACAACTACTACACGGCCGGTTCGCTGATCCGGATCGTCGATATCGGCGGCAGCTATAAAAAGCTGTGCAACATCGTCGGCGGCAAGTTCGTCAACTTTTCCAAGCAGTCCGACATCCGGCTCAACCCCTTTACCAACATCATCGATATCGACGAGAGCATCCAGGCGGTCAGCGCCATCATCGCCCAGATGATCTATTCCACCAGCCGGCAGGTGCCCACCGAGACCGAGATCACCCTGATTAAAAACGCCGCCTTGAATTCTTTCCACGAACACGGCAACGACGCCGATATCGACCGGGTATACGAGTACCTGAAAGAGCCCTCCAAAACATCCGAAGAGCTGCTGGATCTCGAGTGCGGCGAGGACAACTCCTGCATCAAGGATATCAAGACCCTGTCGGCCCAGCTGGCCTTTAACCTGAGAAATTTTACCTCCCTGGGCAATCTGGGGGTATGGTTCAACGGACCGGCCAACCTGGATATCGCCCATGACGATTTCGTGGTGCTGGAACTCGAGGAGCTCAAATCCCAGACGGAGCTGTTCAACGTGGTGACCCTCCAGCTCCTGAACTATGTCACCGAAAACCTCTACCTTTCCGACCGGTCCCAGCGGCGGCTGGTGATATTCGACGAGGCCTGGCAGTTTTTCTCCGGAAACGGCAGCAATACCGGCGAGACCAGCCTTCTGGCCCGGATCATCGTGGAAGGCTACCGGCGCGCCAGAAAATATGGCGGCAGTTTCATCACCATCACCCAGTCGCTGCTGGACCTTGCCATGTTCGGCGACGTGGGCCAGGTGATCCTGTCCAACTCGGCCTATAAATTCCTGCTGCAGTCGGCGGATTTTGAAAAGGCGCGGTCGAAAAAGCTCATCGACTATTCCGACTTCGTCATGAAACTGCTCAAAAGCATCCGCAGTCCCAAACCCAGGTACTCGGAGATCTTTATCGACAGCCCGGTGGGCATGGGCATTGCCCGGCTGCTGGTGGACCCGTTCTCCTATTATCTGTACACCTCAGCGGCGGAAGAAAACGCGATGATTGAAAAGCTGGTCCAAAAGGGGCTTTCCTATCCGGAGGCATTCGGGAAAATGATGGCCCTGGAAAAGGATGCCGACACAAGCGGGTTTTGA
- the traL gene encoding type IV conjugative transfer system protein TraL: MAERFPQYLSAPVQVLWFETDELAIIILFFLLASIFHGVLWILCIAGPFAYSSLKNRYPSSFLMHMLYFSGIKRLKNYPTSFANTFSE; this comes from the coding sequence ATGGCAGAAAGGTTCCCGCAATACTTGTCCGCACCCGTGCAGGTGCTCTGGTTCGAAACCGACGAGCTGGCCATCATCATCCTGTTTTTCCTGCTGGCCTCCATCTTTCACGGTGTTTTGTGGATATTGTGCATTGCGGGACCCTTTGCCTATTCAAGCCTCAAGAACAGGTATCCGTCCAGCTTTCTTATGCACATGCTCTATTTTTCTGGAATCAAGCGCTTGAAAAATTATCCCACTTCCTTTGCCAACACTTTTTCCGAATGA
- a CDS encoding conjugal transfer protein TraH: MKPIILRMAACMSLLLTAPPSFAGWIDDWMQQKSVSGPNHFETQKRGFTSFGNFSARWQTGNDYLVTVNKPQFKAGCGGIDLFLGGMDLMQFDYLVDKLQRTMGSASAAFAFDIAMSVLSEKVATSMKSIMAIVDRLNQLQFDDCKAGQAIAATLVDAANPKIEAKDKTQAMTEFAQQSGVSSLWQELKNFGRESSVQDTAIASGVGDISQLVTGCPLALRQIFFTQGYVLSHLGARRGYVAAYIDLVRGLIGDVKISADGMSSTRIDRCPQNAPATILDAIADGTVYLRDELTDTCNPAGDIVIDGTTYPNLKNWVFTTLSAIGGKVMAKQPLTADEENFLNVIPSSIYKAMITEISIDGTVGAPALIASKYTDYVAILYAYYMLGDLYNLMDNTIMVADTVSRAKRGTDSGGGQRNCKIELAEPVMADLKEMKKDLVPFMHGVYNVYQTKLEELNNTINFAQAIRDRDETFKQMLSQRVGQAAMLHMLD; the protein is encoded by the coding sequence ATGAAACCCATTATACTTCGCATGGCGGCCTGCATGTCGCTCCTGCTGACAGCGCCCCCGTCCTTTGCCGGATGGATCGATGACTGGATGCAGCAAAAATCGGTATCCGGCCCCAACCACTTCGAGACCCAGAAACGCGGGTTTACCTCCTTCGGCAACTTTTCGGCCCGCTGGCAGACCGGAAACGATTATCTGGTCACCGTCAACAAGCCGCAGTTCAAGGCCGGATGCGGCGGGATCGACTTGTTTCTGGGCGGCATGGACCTGATGCAGTTCGATTACCTGGTGGATAAACTCCAGCGCACCATGGGATCGGCGTCCGCGGCATTCGCTTTTGACATCGCCATGAGCGTATTGTCCGAAAAAGTGGCCACCAGCATGAAATCCATCATGGCCATCGTGGATCGGCTCAACCAGCTTCAGTTCGATGACTGCAAGGCCGGCCAGGCCATTGCCGCAACCCTGGTGGATGCCGCCAACCCGAAGATCGAGGCCAAGGACAAAACGCAGGCCATGACCGAGTTCGCCCAGCAGTCCGGGGTATCCAGCCTCTGGCAGGAGCTGAAAAACTTCGGCCGGGAAAGCTCGGTGCAAGACACCGCCATCGCTTCCGGTGTGGGAGACATATCCCAGCTTGTCACGGGCTGTCCCCTGGCATTGAGACAGATCTTTTTCACCCAGGGATATGTCCTGTCCCATCTGGGGGCACGGCGGGGGTATGTTGCCGCCTATATCGACCTGGTGCGCGGCCTGATCGGAGATGTCAAGATCAGCGCCGATGGCATGAGCAGCACCCGGATCGACCGGTGTCCGCAAAACGCACCGGCCACCATCCTGGACGCCATCGCCGACGGGACCGTCTATCTGCGCGATGAACTGACCGATACCTGCAATCCGGCGGGAGATATCGTTATCGACGGCACCACCTATCCGAACCTGAAGAACTGGGTGTTCACCACCCTCAGCGCCATCGGCGGCAAGGTGATGGCCAAGCAGCCCTTGACCGCCGATGAGGAGAATTTCCTCAACGTTATTCCCTCATCGATCTACAAGGCCATGATCACCGAGATATCCATCGACGGCACCGTCGGCGCGCCGGCGCTGATTGCCTCCAAGTACACCGATTACGTGGCCATTCTCTACGCCTATTACATGCTGGGAGATCTGTACAACCTGATGGACAATACCATCATGGTGGCCGATACGGTGAGCCGGGCCAAAAGAGGGACCGATTCCGGCGGCGGCCAACGAAATTGCAAGATTGAACTGGCCGAGCCCGTCATGGCGGACCTGAAAGAGATGAAAAAGGACCTGGTGCCCTTCATGCACGGCGTCTACAACGTGTACCAGACCAAGCTGGAAGAGTTGAACAACACCATCAATTTCGCCCAGGCCATCCGGGACCGGGACGAAACCTTCAAGCAGATGCTGTCGCAGCGGGTGGGCCAGGCGGCCATGCTGCATATGCTCGATTAG
- a CDS encoding OmpA family protein, which yields MKFHLFKRKQIPRKIELDDLARAFWQDSPIDKAFFEEPDHGHPSTAPDWKTDAVRDFWLQYIRPFKKTITAPVLKTIQNLLMELETMAPCPSVSQADDEIPRQYLALSGIALMDHALNVSREAVDLLKAKENDFQMRVGKLLIAALTHDVGKHPSARIAHMPHSYNSAMWLQQRIGHLKDREQIIEAVRLHHAGGGSCKTAPANPILSILMQADRIARQKELANLAFEKQRQHSGNQERQHLPENRMRSDSDHGEEKEAHWFSKEMFLEDLHSQISVMGFDAFRHKGRAYFSPSIIKGALNRLRRQRGLSDIRSGAQIRKILSMHVPEVANEKCRLRFKQNFKPMKRWFYIFPASLLGASEKTDPDIPRDRKGRWLKGIDRIQAQPNQCPETKSLRFRDKQGEKMKTVLSIVLFLSTAVSYSHALARDTAAATHIIGQKNRQHEYGPARGMERPAYVITPTAAAAKAATSRIRQNRPDRPVKKTFVIYFDFGSSELERSQKQKLYRLATIIGNRPAVSVTGYTCPTGPFEANRRLARERAQTVATWLKEHGIEVRQAAGRPECCYVSDTRPAENRRVEIVF from the coding sequence ATGAAATTCCATCTGTTTAAAAGAAAGCAAATTCCCCGAAAAATCGAGCTTGACGATCTGGCGCGCGCCTTCTGGCAGGATTCACCCATCGATAAAGCCTTCTTTGAAGAACCCGATCATGGCCATCCATCAACGGCACCGGACTGGAAAACCGATGCGGTCCGGGATTTCTGGCTCCAATACATCCGGCCCTTCAAAAAAACCATAACAGCACCGGTATTGAAGACCATCCAGAACCTGTTGATGGAACTGGAAACCATGGCGCCCTGTCCGTCGGTATCGCAAGCAGACGATGAGATCCCCCGACAATACCTGGCATTGTCGGGCATCGCTTTGATGGACCACGCCTTGAATGTCAGCCGGGAGGCGGTCGATCTGTTGAAGGCCAAGGAAAACGATTTTCAGATGCGTGTGGGCAAACTCCTGATCGCGGCTCTGACCCACGATGTGGGCAAACACCCGTCCGCACGGATTGCCCATATGCCCCATTCCTATAACAGCGCCATGTGGCTTCAGCAACGCATCGGGCATTTAAAAGACAGAGAACAGATCATCGAAGCGGTTCGACTTCACCATGCCGGCGGCGGTTCATGCAAAACCGCACCTGCCAATCCCATCCTGTCCATCCTGATGCAGGCCGACCGGATTGCCCGGCAAAAAGAGCTGGCCAATCTGGCTTTCGAAAAGCAAAGGCAACATTCCGGCAATCAGGAGCGGCAGCATTTACCGGAGAACAGGATGAGAAGCGATTCGGACCATGGTGAGGAAAAAGAGGCGCATTGGTTCTCCAAAGAGATGTTCCTGGAGGATCTGCACTCACAGATCAGCGTCATGGGGTTTGACGCATTCCGCCATAAAGGTCGTGCCTACTTCTCGCCATCTATCATAAAAGGCGCGCTCAATCGCCTCAGGCGGCAGCGCGGCCTTTCCGATATCCGTTCGGGAGCCCAGATCCGGAAGATCCTATCAATGCATGTGCCGGAGGTCGCCAATGAAAAATGCCGGCTGCGGTTCAAGCAGAATTTCAAACCCATGAAAAGGTGGTTCTATATTTTCCCGGCATCATTGTTAGGCGCATCGGAGAAGACCGACCCGGACATCCCCAGGGACCGGAAAGGCCGATGGTTAAAGGGCATCGACCGGATTCAGGCACAACCCAACCAATGTCCCGAAACGAAATCCCTGCGGTTCCGGGACAAACAAGGTGAGAAAATGAAAACCGTCCTGTCGATCGTTCTGTTTTTGTCGACCGCCGTTTCTTATTCGCATGCGCTTGCCAGGGACACGGCTGCGGCCACGCACATCATCGGGCAGAAGAACCGTCAGCATGAATACGGGCCAGCAAGGGGGATGGAAAGGCCTGCCTATGTGATTACACCAACGGCTGCTGCCGCCAAGGCCGCCACGTCCCGCATACGGCAAAACAGGCCTGATCGTCCCGTCAAGAAGACTTTTGTCATCTATTTCGATTTCGGTTCCAGCGAACTTGAGCGATCCCAGAAGCAAAAGCTTTACCGGCTTGCCACTATTATCGGTAACCGGCCGGCAGTCAGCGTAACCGGATATACCTGCCCGACGGGGCCGTTTGAAGCCAACCGACGATTGGCCCGGGAACGGGCGCAAACGGTCGCAACCTGGCTCAAAGAGCACGGCATCGAGGTGCGGCAGGCCGCGGGCAGACCCGAATGCTGCTATGTCTCCGATACCCGGCCGGCCGAAAACCGAAGAGTGGAAATCGTCTTTTAA
- a CDS encoding TraK domain-containing protein: protein MASRRSKKSKPRLIWFLLALLAPVYAVASPQSGQTRYWIRIADKQDNLAAVHDLMAGLSDEIEKDELRICMDNSEYVLVHTGAADPDAAFLIREKVSQHLGAKVHTAIVHYDPAQCFATAHFLKKAAGKTPPPMPTTAAKQQKAPKSRPSVHIYPDIAGHTRKKGGRLETTDHATVLSKSMVQVLPELSTQVYLSNLDINRVTCMGNRPVKDVVFSAEKGVTAKINGSNAFIKLQMHRDNPSVKPQAVEDPVELYVVCGSAGDVYTVIGVPKKIPAQWIQLVSKTGDVKRNLSLFEGKDFEKKVVTLVKQAWTGEYPDSYAIEDIDRRLTIEGLAWLDITLRRTVDVDGEGFRIKEYALLVSDNAAEAHYGIREKQFVLPRLSEHPLAITLDGLIVRKETPTRLFIVERSEQEPRIGIGRPTTK, encoded by the coding sequence ATGGCATCCAGGAGATCGAAAAAAAGTAAACCCCGGCTTATCTGGTTTCTGCTGGCGCTGTTGGCACCGGTTTATGCGGTTGCCAGTCCGCAGAGCGGGCAGACCCGGTATTGGATCCGGATTGCCGACAAACAGGACAACCTGGCCGCTGTCCATGATCTTATGGCCGGCCTGTCCGATGAAATCGAAAAAGACGAACTTCGCATCTGTATGGACAACAGTGAATATGTGCTGGTTCATACCGGCGCCGCGGATCCGGATGCGGCCTTTTTGATCAGGGAGAAAGTTTCCCAGCATCTGGGCGCCAAGGTTCATACGGCCATCGTCCATTATGATCCGGCCCAGTGCTTTGCCACCGCCCACTTTTTGAAAAAGGCGGCCGGGAAAACACCCCCGCCCATGCCGACGACGGCCGCAAAACAGCAAAAGGCCCCCAAATCCCGTCCATCGGTTCATATCTATCCGGACATCGCCGGACACACCCGAAAAAAGGGCGGCAGACTCGAGACCACCGACCATGCGACGGTGCTGTCCAAATCCATGGTCCAGGTCCTGCCCGAACTTTCCACCCAGGTTTATCTGAGCAATCTGGATATCAACAGGGTCACCTGCATGGGCAACCGGCCGGTCAAGGATGTGGTCTTCTCCGCTGAAAAGGGCGTCACCGCAAAAATCAACGGCAGCAACGCGTTTATCAAGCTTCAGATGCACCGGGACAATCCGTCCGTAAAACCCCAAGCCGTCGAGGATCCGGTGGAGCTGTACGTGGTGTGCGGAAGCGCCGGCGATGTGTACACCGTTATCGGAGTCCCCAAAAAGATACCGGCCCAATGGATCCAGCTGGTTTCGAAAACCGGGGATGTCAAAAGGAACCTGTCTCTGTTCGAGGGCAAAGACTTTGAAAAAAAGGTCGTTACCCTCGTCAAGCAGGCCTGGACGGGAGAATATCCCGATTCATACGCCATCGAAGATATTGACCGCCGCCTGACGATAGAGGGCCTGGCGTGGCTCGACATCACCCTACGCCGGACGGTGGATGTCGATGGCGAGGGGTTTCGCATCAAGGAGTATGCGCTGCTTGTAAGCGATAACGCGGCTGAAGCGCATTACGGCATCCGTGAAAAGCAGTTTGTGCTGCCCCGGTTGTCCGAACATCCTTTGGCCATCACCCTCGACGGCCTGATTGTCCGGAAAGAAACGCCAACCCGCCTGTTTATCGTTGAACGATCGGAACAAGAGCCGCGCATCGGCATCGGCAGGCCGACCACCAAGTAG
- a CDS encoding sigma 54-interacting transcriptional regulator, translating to MQYDAASKDPLKQLIGASRVIKDVKEMVQLVAPTDARVMITGETGTGKTMVANIIHDLHPQRKKHHFRRTNIGALVPTLAQSQLYGHVAHAFTGATKNNDGIVLESDNGTLFLDEVATAHPAVQIMLLNLLEIPVVNPVGGGVQDRKEVNIRIISATTQSPHELLNLESFRTELFFRISEYIIELKPLRRRKEDIKLLANHFIRENNSGIRCPAMLTEDGKTSRRFSKIKDIAPDALELLENYNWPGNVRELEHVIRTAMVESRKDHEATTLKKEWIRFSNYTLEPADSAANAAGGVFPDSLKSKVLFSWDINSVNAEGHKKIELKQHVNRFRSEICNHVLSETHNNQSRTAKILGIDTGSLAKYRQFDASQEYRYNANDGDRICRVYVVK from the coding sequence TTGCAATACGACGCAGCTTCAAAAGATCCCTTAAAACAGTTGATCGGCGCAAGCCGGGTGATCAAGGACGTAAAAGAGATGGTCCAGCTAGTGGCACCCACCGATGCCAGGGTCATGATCACCGGCGAGACCGGCACCGGAAAAACGATGGTCGCCAATATCATCCACGACCTTCACCCTCAGCGTAAAAAACATCACTTTCGAAGAACCAACATCGGCGCCCTTGTGCCGACTCTTGCCCAAAGTCAGCTTTACGGTCATGTGGCGCATGCGTTCACCGGAGCAACCAAGAATAACGATGGCATTGTTCTGGAGTCTGACAACGGCACCCTATTTCTTGATGAGGTCGCGACAGCCCACCCGGCAGTCCAAATCATGCTGTTGAACCTGCTGGAAATACCGGTTGTCAATCCGGTGGGTGGCGGTGTCCAGGACAGGAAAGAGGTGAATATCCGCATTATCTCGGCTACCACCCAATCGCCCCATGAGCTTTTGAACCTTGAATCCTTTCGAACCGAGCTTTTTTTCCGCATCTCGGAATATATCATAGAACTCAAGCCCTTGCGGCGGAGAAAAGAAGATATCAAACTGCTGGCTAACCATTTCATCCGGGAAAACAATTCGGGGATCCGTTGCCCGGCCATGTTGACAGAGGATGGAAAAACATCGAGACGATTTTCGAAAATAAAAGATATCGCACCGGATGCACTTGAATTGCTCGAAAATTACAACTGGCCCGGAAACGTTCGTGAACTTGAACATGTGATCCGTACCGCCATGGTCGAATCACGCAAAGACCACGAAGCAACAACGCTGAAAAAAGAATGGATCCGGTTTTCCAACTACACCCTGGAGCCGGCGGACAGCGCTGCAAATGCAGCCGGAGGCGTCTTTCCTGACAGCCTGAAAAGCAAAGTCCTCTTTTCCTGGGATATCAACAGCGTCAACGCAGAGGGTCACAAAAAGATCGAGCTAAAGCAGCATGTCAACCGTTTCAGGAGCGAAATCTGCAATCATGTCCTGTCCGAAACACATAACAATCAGTCCCGGACGGCAAAAATATTGGGAATCGATACCGGCTCATTGGCAAAATACAGACAATTCGATGCCTCGCAAGAATATAGATACAACGCCAACGACGGCGACCGGATTTGCCGTGTCTATGTCGTGAAGTGA
- a CDS encoding TraB/VirB10 family protein, whose protein sequence is MKEFNNADQIKDPGRAGTLKARFAALHPDTKRKAATGVIIAGLMSLFVVGYYLKRQEPVEESAEAPVEEVRMDQNVLEKSLYAKTEKLLVAQKKETEALKKAIKAIRYTLEQNPQIVQVPVPEKEVPKEPTPKENDIAIPEPPPMENKAAGDGVPKNLFNTIAPPVPRDAGAARFVGGIEMIQVDLARPDEKTTAGNKKKQIYLPPSFMAATLLSGVAAPTTNAAKANPLPLLFRVKDLAVLPNKVKANLKGCFVIGSGIGNLADERVHIRLTTLSCVAKNGDAVIDQEVKGFVVDEDGKVGLKGRVVAKMGVHIARTALAGFIGGMGEALGDSTRTNTLSALGQTQSTFTSTDAENIAKAGLGEGISSATKELQKFYLQLAEQTLPVIEIGSTKDVTLVVSEGAGLNIMEKGQNDAAKNDDAPVHPFAGLPFMRMPIGVQPVR, encoded by the coding sequence ATGAAAGAATTCAACAATGCAGACCAGATCAAAGATCCCGGCAGAGCAGGCACCCTGAAAGCCAGATTTGCCGCCTTGCATCCGGACACCAAAAGAAAGGCCGCCACCGGCGTCATCATTGCCGGACTGATGAGCCTGTTTGTCGTCGGCTACTACCTTAAGCGGCAGGAACCGGTTGAGGAAAGCGCCGAAGCGCCCGTCGAAGAGGTCCGCATGGATCAAAACGTGCTCGAAAAGTCCCTTTATGCCAAGACCGAAAAGCTTCTGGTGGCCCAGAAGAAAGAGACCGAAGCGCTGAAAAAGGCCATCAAGGCCATCCGGTATACCCTTGAGCAAAACCCCCAGATTGTCCAGGTACCGGTCCCGGAAAAAGAGGTCCCCAAAGAGCCGACGCCCAAAGAAAACGACATTGCCATACCCGAACCGCCGCCCATGGAAAACAAGGCCGCCGGCGATGGGGTCCCGAAAAATCTTTTTAACACCATTGCCCCGCCTGTGCCCCGGGATGCCGGTGCGGCCCGGTTTGTCGGGGGCATCGAGATGATTCAGGTCGATCTGGCCCGGCCGGATGAGAAGACGACGGCTGGCAATAAAAAAAAACAGATCTATTTGCCCCCTTCTTTCATGGCGGCGACGCTGCTTTCGGGAGTGGCCGCGCCCACGACCAACGCCGCCAAGGCCAATCCCCTGCCGCTTCTATTCCGGGTAAAGGACCTGGCCGTGCTTCCCAATAAGGTCAAGGCCAACCTGAAAGGGTGTTTCGTCATCGGATCGGGCATCGGCAACCTGGCCGACGAGCGGGTCCACATCCGACTGACCACCTTGTCGTGCGTGGCCAAAAACGGCGACGCGGTCATCGATCAGGAGGTCAAAGGCTTTGTGGTGGACGAGGACGGCAAAGTGGGGCTCAAGGGCCGGGTGGTGGCCAAGATGGGGGTCCATATCGCCCGCACGGCCCTGGCCGGGTTTATCGGCGGCATGGGAGAGGCCCTGGGCGATTCGACTCGGACAAACACCCTCAGCGCCCTGGGACAAACCCAGTCCACGTTTACCAGCACGGATGCGGAAAACATCGCCAAAGCCGGCCTCGGAGAAGGCATATCGTCGGCCACCAAAGAACTGCAGAAATTTTACCTGCAACTGGCCGAACAGACCCTGCCGGTCATCGAGATCGGCTCCACCAAGGATGTGACCCTAGTCGTCAGCGAAGGCGCCGGCCTTAACATCATGGAAAAAGGACAAAACGATGCTGCCAAAAATGACGATGCCCCTGTGCATCCTTTTGCTGGGCTGCCTTTTATGCGCATGCCAATCGGTGTTCAACCCGTACGATGA
- a CDS encoding TraV family lipoprotein, translating to MFNPYDDAFQCPDVDEGTCTGIPDAYRRSLDENPPADLPCDDCTAAVENDMPDESGQATPADARRIYLQKRFEKLRALIADDHPPIVVPPEVVRVLVLSYTGNENEMFGFRYIYFFATEPAWLLSTTIEENPGDD from the coding sequence GTGTTCAACCCGTACGATGACGCGTTTCAATGCCCTGACGTGGATGAAGGCACCTGCACCGGCATACCCGATGCCTATCGCCGGAGTCTCGATGAAAACCCGCCGGCGGATCTCCCATGCGATGACTGCACGGCTGCCGTGGAAAATGACATGCCGGACGAATCCGGGCAGGCAACGCCCGCCGATGCCAGGCGCATCTATCTGCAAAAACGATTCGAAAAGCTCCGCGCCCTGATCGCAGACGACCACCCGCCCATTGTGGTGCCTCCGGAAGTGGTCAGGGTCCTGGTGCTGTCCTATACGGGCAACGAAAACGAGATGTTCGGATTCCGGTACATCTACTTTTTCGCAACCGAGCCTGCCTGGCTGTTGTCCACCACCATTGAAGAGAATCCGGGAGACGATTGA